The genomic stretch TTGTCGAGTTGACACTGCCATCGAGCGCCTCCAAGGACAAGAGGTAGAAGTTCATTGGAATCAGTTCCTCCTATATTTTCTCGGTGAACAACCACTAACCCAAGGTGGGGTCGACTACTGCTTCCCCTTTTGAATATTAGAACTCTCGTTGTATCTCCTCCAAATGCCTACTCATCTCTTGTAGTTGGATTGACAAGGAATCTTATATCTACTCTACCGATTGGGCCTTAGATTTAAGCAGGGGTAGAGTGGTGGTGTGGTTTGATGAATTCTATAGTTGAGGATCGAAGTGCACCCTTGATTAACAGTTCAACGAGTCTTGGGTGCTCTTGGGATGTCAGTGTCACGTCGAGTTAGGGAACCTCGACAAGTGCCGATTGTGGTGGAGTCGATGATGACGATTGAGCTGGTGGCACTACTTGTTGAGTTAACTGAGGCAAAATTAGAGAGATGACCTATATCGTACTTGTTAGTGTCTGTACTTGCTAAATGAGATTTAAAAACACTACGATGGGAACAAGCATATGGCTTAGGGTCGTCTCTGGGGTTAAGAGATTCGGTTCATTGAATATATATTAGTATTGTATCGATGTCTGCACCGAGGTGGATGCACCCATGTGCAGAAAGGATGGCTATTGCCCCCCCAAGTGAGAGTACTATGGGTCGTGGGCAAAGTTTCTTCGCTCATGTGTTCATTAAGAGGTTGAGGGGTATCATTATTGTAAAAGCGAACCCGCTTTTCAATGCAAAAATGATATGAGTAAAAGTTTTTGATGTCTTAGTCAACCCGACATGATTCAAACACGTATACACGAGGTTGTTTGAAAGTCTCGGATATGGTAACACAGATTTCTTAAGGTGCCACATGCATAAAGATTGAGGTAAGAAAGACTTTTCAACCTGATCCATCTAATTCCCAAGTTACAAACCCGAGGATCAAACAAATTTGATCGATAGTTCGTATATGTGATATGGTTGATTTCTGTAGAGGAACTGTTTCTAACATCAAAATACCGGCATATTTCCCGTTCCATGAGATCATATCTTCATCCCCTGCACATTACTCATGCTATAGACCTGGCAATCTTCTCCACTTGTGAATGAGCCTTCTACAGATGGGACAGACCTTGTTTTGCTCCTCGATCACCCTGCAACCAAAGCCCACACACACTTGTAAGCTTTCTCTTCTCGCATGGAGACAGACCAAAGGCCATTGCTTTACCTCTGCGCACAGGAGCAGCAAGCGACGCTGTGGCCGCAAGGGGTGAAGAAGCAACTGCGCCTCTCGTCGTAGCAGATGACGCATATCTTCCCGTCGTACAGGTCGTCGGCGGTGCAGCACACGCTCGACTCCGCCTCCTCTTCCGTGGCTCCGTAACCGCAGGCCATCTCTTTCCTCGGCGCTATCGGCTGtgtctccgcctccgcctccgccgccgccgcctcaacGCCCTGCTCTCGCCTCGTCTGCTCAACGCAGCATGCTCCAAGATGCTTGAGTATGACGGAAACAATCACGACCAAAAAGCCTGCAACAATCACACAACATACATTAGCATCTCTTGTTTCCTTGTTCGATCTAGATTCAAGTGAGCGGCAGGCAACCCACCTGTGACTAAGAAGTAGGAAGTCAAGCGGGCTACGAAGGAGAGTTGGATGTGCCAAACCTTGAGGGGCACCTAATTAAGGAACAAACGCCATGGATTCGAGTGTCTTTATGTAGAGGCTCGGATAAGATCTGAGAACGCTTACCTCACTGTCTGATGTTGCCAACACATAGTACTGGGCGTTGGGGAACAGAAGCTTGAGCTTGC from Musa acuminata AAA Group cultivar baxijiao chromosome BXJ1-3, Cavendish_Baxijiao_AAA, whole genome shotgun sequence encodes the following:
- the LOC135636397 gene encoding E3 ubiquitin-protein ligase APD1-like isoform X4 encodes the protein MMMTSSLFVEQLQVKDEAGQGLLLYGFNDRPQLSSETNWTISSDLFVDTYSRQGFSMWLNRGSRIWMAWQVGYGGESYADMLVVLIKGEQNLEELERYSHDDMGNSRDGSNREFTVAEDGMYYLGVINLSLRSITMNMNIKIASKMYDTSKATSICSTSNGECKLKLLFPNAQYYVLATSDSEVPLKVWHIQLSFVARLTSYFLVTGFLVVIVSVILKHLGACCVEQTRREQGVEAAAAEAEAETQPIAPRKEMACGYGATEEEAESSVCCTADDLYDGKICVICYDERRSCFFTPCGHSVACCSCAQRVIEEQNKVCPICRRLIHKWRRLPGL